The Carnobacterium divergens genome includes a window with the following:
- a CDS encoding sugar kinase → MGKIVTLGEIMLRLSTHPGERIGQNKQFQAHFGGGEANVAISLANFGHDVSFASKVPNSSIGMSVKKHLQRYGVETNHLLFGGERLGTYYMEFGIGERGTSVIYDRKGSSFAEMTSLEWSIEKLFRNADIFHISGIVPALAKNWPSLTLTLIQEAKKAGCKVSFDMNYRSKLWTQKEAGDVFNQLLPYVDICSAGEKDALYLLDIAPAPTTKKNQLNYYYQEMHHRYPNITVFYSTKRKIHSASANQLTGTLWMNHTYYESQRHEINPIVDRVGGGDAFAGGVLHGLLSNRTPQEIVNFATAASALKHTIHGDCNQFTQEEVQAFLTTGSGKIIR, encoded by the coding sequence ATGGGGAAAATAGTGACATTAGGAGAAATCATGTTACGTTTGTCTACTCATCCTGGTGAACGTATCGGACAAAACAAACAATTTCAAGCCCATTTTGGTGGTGGCGAAGCTAATGTTGCGATTTCCTTAGCTAATTTTGGACATGACGTTTCATTTGCTAGTAAAGTACCGAATAGTTCAATCGGAATGTCGGTAAAAAAACATCTCCAACGTTACGGAGTAGAAACCAATCACCTGCTTTTTGGAGGTGAAAGACTGGGTACCTATTACATGGAATTCGGTATTGGAGAACGTGGGACTTCTGTCATTTACGATCGTAAAGGTTCGAGCTTTGCAGAAATGACAAGCCTTGAGTGGTCTATCGAAAAGTTGTTTAGAAATGCTGATATTTTCCATATTTCAGGAATTGTACCTGCTTTAGCTAAGAACTGGCCCTCTCTCACGCTCACATTAATTCAAGAAGCTAAAAAAGCTGGCTGTAAAGTAAGTTTTGATATGAACTATCGGTCAAAATTATGGACACAAAAAGAAGCTGGTGACGTATTCAATCAGCTTTTACCTTATGTTGATATTTGTTCTGCAGGTGAAAAGGACGCTTTGTATTTACTCGATATCGCTCCTGCTCCCACTACTAAAAAAAATCAACTCAATTATTATTATCAAGAAATGCATCACCGTTATCCAAACATTACTGTTTTTTACTCAACAAAACGAAAGATTCACTCCGCAAGTGCCAATCAACTAACGGGTACGTTATGGATGAATCACACATACTACGAATCACAGCGTCACGAAATCAATCCCATTGTAGATCGTGTTGGAGGAGGAGATGCTTTTGCTGGAGGAGTTTTACACGGCCTTCTTTCAAACAGAACGCCTCAAGAAATAGTCAACTTTGCAACGGCAGCTTCTGCTTTAAAACACACTATCCATGGCGACTGCAATCAATTTACTCAAGAAGAAGTCCAAGCCTTTTTAACTACTGGCTCTGGCAAAATCATACGTTAG
- a CDS encoding DUF2264 domain-containing protein, whose amino-acid sequence MKNKEMTFITQKDYVTALEKIMQPLRQELLFSSTSGLNLGTSGAVYTQQRAEMEALIRPLWGLSALWTIEKDSPLQLAYLEKITQGTDPTSPVYWGDIQNYDQYIVESAALSLTILLHKDYFFDALSKKSKTNLINWLNQALERKIPKNNWTFFKILIRIALSSCGEKLDQQALDVELKLIDSMYLGDGWYKDGQETQRDYYVPFAFHYYGLIYATFMKDIDPVRSKIFIERATYFSKDFIYYFDEDGEALPFGRSLTYRFAQAAFFSALIFADVEAIPWGEMKTLMSAHLTNWMNHDIFTVDGRLSIGYHYENLIMAEGYNAPGSPYWGLKFFLLLAVPDTHPFWQASPVPLSKRSKKLVHNGNMLLHYNHNHSHLLGYPAGLMLKNQAHAQAKYSKFVYSTKFGFSVPKASISYEEGAFDNTLAVSCDLNSYYRTKGEVTDYLLTETYTTQTWHPFEGVSITTTIYPFGEWHLRVHEIETSRSLDLREGGFSVPLLGQHPKATHSQTEACIHEGKLTSQIVAIEGYDTAEIIRPEVNTSLFFPRTSFPSLQTTISAGKHRLICLVGGIVSNTTKKGR is encoded by the coding sequence ATGAAAAATAAAGAAATGACGTTTATCACTCAAAAAGATTACGTAACTGCTCTAGAAAAAATAATGCAGCCTTTGCGACAGGAACTGCTCTTTTCATCAACCTCAGGATTAAACCTAGGAACTAGTGGTGCCGTTTATACTCAGCAGCGAGCAGAAATGGAAGCTCTTATCCGTCCTTTATGGGGACTTTCAGCCTTATGGACCATTGAAAAAGACTCCCCTTTGCAACTCGCTTATTTAGAAAAAATAACGCAAGGAACAGATCCTACAAGCCCTGTTTATTGGGGAGACATTCAAAATTATGACCAATATATAGTCGAATCAGCCGCGCTATCCTTGACGATTTTGCTTCATAAAGACTATTTTTTTGATGCTTTATCTAAAAAGTCAAAAACAAATTTAATCAACTGGTTGAATCAAGCTCTTGAACGAAAAATCCCTAAAAATAACTGGACTTTTTTTAAAATTTTAATTCGAATCGCTCTATCTTCTTGTGGAGAAAAGCTGGATCAGCAAGCACTTGATGTTGAATTAAAATTGATTGACTCCATGTATCTAGGAGATGGATGGTATAAAGACGGACAAGAAACTCAAAGAGATTACTATGTTCCTTTTGCTTTTCATTATTATGGTTTGATTTATGCAACTTTTATGAAGGATATTGATCCTGTTCGATCAAAAATTTTTATTGAACGTGCAACCTATTTTTCGAAAGATTTTATTTATTATTTTGATGAAGACGGTGAAGCATTGCCTTTTGGCAGAAGTTTAACGTATCGTTTTGCTCAAGCTGCTTTTTTTTCAGCTTTAATTTTTGCAGATGTTGAAGCGATTCCTTGGGGTGAAATGAAAACGCTTATGTCCGCACATTTAACCAATTGGATGAACCATGATATTTTCACAGTTGATGGACGGCTATCAATTGGTTATCATTATGAAAATTTAATTATGGCGGAAGGGTACAATGCTCCTGGCTCTCCATATTGGGGGCTAAAATTCTTTTTACTACTAGCAGTACCTGACACACATCCCTTTTGGCAGGCTTCTCCCGTTCCTTTAAGTAAACGTTCTAAGAAGCTCGTCCATAATGGGAATATGCTTTTACATTATAATCACAATCACTCACACTTACTCGGTTACCCTGCTGGACTTATGCTAAAGAACCAAGCACATGCTCAAGCAAAATACAGTAAATTTGTTTACTCTACTAAATTTGGATTTAGCGTACCTAAAGCGAGTATTTCTTACGAAGAAGGAGCATTCGATAATACATTAGCTGTTTCATGTGACCTAAATAGCTATTATCGCACTAAGGGAGAAGTTACGGATTATCTTTTAACTGAAACGTATACAACTCAAACATGGCATCCTTTTGAGGGGGTCTCCATTACCACAACCATCTATCCTTTTGGCGAATGGCATTTACGCGTTCATGAAATTGAAACAAGTAGGTCCCTTGACTTACGTGAAGGAGGATTCAGTGTTCCTCTGCTGGGACAACATCCAAAAGCAACTCATTCACAAACCGAAGCTTGTATACACGAAGGGAAATTAACCTCTCAAATTGTTGCCATTGAAGGATATGATACAGCCGAAATTATTCGTCCAGAAGTAAATACGTCTCTCTTTTTCCCACGTACCTCTTTTCCTTCTTTGCAAACAACTATTTCCGCTGGAAAACACCGTCTTATATGTTTAGTTGGCGGTATTGTATCAAATACAACTAAGAAAGGACGTTAA
- a CDS encoding GntR family transcriptional regulator, translating into MIPKYEQIKQELLSEIKNHQFVPGDKFYSEADIKQRYKVSSITAVKALNELTSAGYLYRIQGKGTFVSKSKVAQSVKFSDIENHSLDSETVKVISVEEEQDPDILTKLGLASTESYYKIKRVRCVGEIPFLLHITHLPKRLMKEPISKDLSIYASVYERVRKDFGIDLFSLASTETNEIEFPEDAELLNLLCLSFREPVVKQMKYSYLADNSVAEYILSYKHWKYFKTKIEVEAE; encoded by the coding sequence GTGATACCCAAATATGAACAAATTAAACAAGAACTTTTAAGTGAAATAAAAAATCATCAGTTTGTGCCGGGAGATAAGTTTTATTCGGAAGCAGACATAAAACAACGCTATAAGGTGAGCTCAATTACTGCAGTAAAAGCACTAAACGAACTTACGAGTGCAGGTTATCTTTATCGCATCCAAGGGAAAGGGACGTTTGTCTCTAAGTCAAAAGTTGCACAAAGTGTAAAATTTTCTGATATTGAAAATCATTCGTTAGATTCTGAGACCGTAAAAGTCATTTCAGTTGAAGAAGAACAAGACCCTGATATTCTAACTAAATTAGGCCTAGCGAGTACGGAATCTTATTATAAAATTAAGCGAGTTCGCTGTGTGGGAGAGATTCCTTTTTTATTACACATTACGCATTTACCTAAAAGGTTAATGAAAGAACCTATTTCAAAAGATTTATCCATTTATGCGAGTGTGTATGAACGAGTAAGAAAAGATTTTGGAATTGATCTTTTTTCATTAGCTTCAACGGAAACAAATGAAATTGAATTTCCAGAGGATGCGGAATTGTTAAATTTACTTTGTTTAAGTTTTCGAGAACCTGTCGTAAAACAAATGAAATATTCTTACTTAGCAGATAATAGCGTTGCTGAATACATTTTAAGCTACAAACACTGGAAATATTTCAAAACTAAAATAGAAGTAGAGGCTGAATAA
- a CDS encoding PTS mannose/fructose/sorbose transporter subunit IIAB: MKHIVLVSHGEMAQGVKATLEMLIGKQDTVHAVSLRADGDNIQFEEDLTEKMKALYEEEIIIIADLLGGTPCNVAVKNYLTNENIMIIAGMSLPLVIEAAMNPLATIKELVKVGSDGAVDVKVQLKQAADTMDQATVEDNIIECYPNAEDATIVNTRIDERLIHGQVAGIWSTSLDTQRIIVANDAAAADPLQKSSLRMATPTSMRLSVLPVIKAAQNIQSGKYGKQRIFLLFKNPTDVLTFIEAGGKLATVNVGNMSHKTGTREVTKSIKVLPEEEIVFEKIATTGVSLTAQLVPNDPSIDFLSKLRN; encoded by the coding sequence GTGAAACATATTGTATTAGTCAGTCACGGAGAAATGGCACAAGGAGTTAAAGCCACATTAGAAATGCTTATTGGTAAACAAGATACGGTGCACGCTGTTTCATTACGCGCAGATGGCGACAATATTCAATTTGAAGAAGATCTTACTGAAAAAATGAAAGCCCTTTACGAAGAAGAAATTATTATTATCGCAGATTTATTAGGAGGGACTCCTTGTAATGTTGCAGTCAAAAATTATTTAACAAACGAGAACATTATGATTATAGCAGGTATGTCTTTGCCACTTGTAATCGAAGCCGCTATGAATCCTTTAGCAACGATTAAAGAGCTCGTTAAAGTCGGAAGTGATGGTGCAGTTGATGTGAAGGTTCAACTTAAGCAAGCAGCAGATACGATGGATCAAGCAACTGTGGAAGACAATATCATTGAGTGTTATCCAAATGCGGAAGATGCTACTATCGTCAACACACGTATTGATGAGCGCTTAATTCATGGGCAAGTTGCAGGTATTTGGTCTACTAGCTTAGACACTCAAAGAATTATTGTTGCTAACGATGCGGCAGCAGCGGACCCATTACAAAAATCTTCTCTTCGGATGGCGACTCCCACTTCCATGCGTTTATCTGTTCTTCCAGTCATTAAAGCTGCTCAGAATATTCAGTCTGGTAAATATGGCAAACAACGAATTTTCTTATTATTTAAAAATCCAACAGATGTTTTAACCTTTATTGAAGCGGGCGGAAAACTCGCTACTGTGAATGTTGGAAACATGAGCCATAAAACAGGAACTCGTGAGGTGACAAAAAGTATTAAAGTTCTACCTGAAGAAGAAATCGTCTTTGAAAAAATTGCAACAACTGGAGTCAGTCTTACTGCTCAATTAGTCCCAAATGATCCATCAATCGATTTTCTATCAAAATTAAGAAATTAA
- a CDS encoding glycoside hydrolase family 88 protein — translation MTILLENKQRLITLGESISSQWLETQLDLCIKKIEQNMLRFGEKFPSACGTNGHYRLKENDDWTNGFWTGMLWLSYEATQNESFLNLALKNMESFQERLDCHFVLDHHDIGFLYSLSAGAGYKITKNEAYKKQLLQAADVLLARFQPNGQFIQAWGKYGEEKEYRLIIDSLINLPLLFEATRLSNNPIYAATAKKHYWTLLTTVIRENATTYHTYYFNPETGKPSHGATHQGNSDHSIWARGQSWAVLGIPLNESFLHSNPFPQNYPAIVDQFIEHLPADLVPYWDFDFTDEKPSAKDSSSLAIAACGLLEASKLDAYPDADAIAKGMIYQLGEHYSTKNNEANEGLLLHGVYAYAEGKGIDEPNLWGDYFYLEALTRLANKNWQRYW, via the coding sequence ATGACGATTCTTTTAGAAAACAAACAACGGTTGATAACGCTTGGTGAATCTATCTCTTCACAATGGCTAGAGACCCAATTAGATTTATGTATTAAAAAAATTGAACAAAACATGTTGCGCTTTGGAGAAAAATTTCCTTCCGCCTGTGGAACAAATGGGCACTATCGCTTAAAAGAAAATGATGACTGGACGAATGGTTTTTGGACAGGAATGCTATGGCTTTCTTATGAAGCCACTCAAAATGAAAGTTTTCTCAATCTTGCTCTTAAAAATATGGAGAGTTTTCAAGAACGCTTAGACTGTCATTTTGTTCTAGACCATCATGATATCGGTTTTTTATATAGCTTGTCTGCTGGAGCTGGATATAAAATCACTAAAAATGAAGCCTATAAAAAACAACTTCTACAAGCCGCAGATGTTTTACTCGCTCGATTTCAACCAAATGGACAATTTATTCAAGCTTGGGGCAAGTATGGGGAGGAAAAAGAATACCGTTTGATTATTGATTCATTAATCAACTTGCCTCTTTTATTTGAAGCAACTCGACTTTCCAATAATCCTATCTATGCAGCCACTGCAAAAAAACACTATTGGACTTTGTTAACTACTGTTATTCGTGAAAATGCAACAACGTATCATACTTATTATTTTAATCCTGAAACTGGTAAACCGAGTCATGGAGCCACTCATCAAGGCAACAGCGACCACTCAATCTGGGCCAGAGGACAAAGTTGGGCTGTTCTTGGAATCCCTTTAAACGAAAGCTTTCTTCATTCAAATCCATTTCCACAAAATTATCCTGCTATTGTCGATCAATTTATTGAACATCTGCCTGCTGATTTAGTTCCTTATTGGGATTTTGATTTTACTGATGAGAAGCCTTCCGCTAAAGATAGTTCTTCTTTGGCAATTGCAGCCTGTGGTTTGTTAGAAGCAAGTAAATTAGATGCTTATCCAGACGCAGATGCCATTGCTAAAGGAATGATTTATCAGCTAGGCGAGCATTATTCAACAAAAAATAATGAAGCAAATGAAGGTCTTTTATTACATGGTGTTTACGCTTATGCCGAAGGAAAAGGCATTGACGAGCCGAATTTATGGGGCGATTACTTTTATTTAGAAGCTTTAACTAGATTGGCAAATAAAAATTGGCAACGATACTGGTAG
- a CDS encoding bifunctional 4-hydroxy-2-oxoglutarate aldolase/2-dehydro-3-deoxy-phosphogluconate aldolase gives MKRLTILNRLKNTGVVAVVRGTSKEEALKASHAIIKGGLTGIELTYTVPNACDIIQELTSTYQNQKEIVIGAGTVLDATTARLAIMAGAEYIVSPSFNQETAEICNLYQIPYLPGCMTITEMQRALTSGADIVKLFPGSVYGPTVISAFKAPMPQLNIMPTGGVSLENMKDWFKAGVVAVGVGGNLLAPASTGNFEQVTEIAQQYAAKLKEIRG, from the coding sequence TTGAAACGCTTGACTATTTTGAACCGATTAAAGAACACAGGAGTCGTTGCAGTTGTTCGTGGAACATCAAAAGAAGAAGCCTTAAAAGCTAGTCATGCCATTATTAAAGGTGGTTTGACAGGTATTGAATTAACCTATACAGTCCCAAATGCTTGCGACATCATTCAAGAATTGACTTCAACGTATCAAAATCAAAAAGAAATTGTAATCGGTGCTGGTACTGTTCTAGATGCAACAACCGCACGTCTTGCAATTATGGCTGGCGCTGAATACATCGTTAGCCCCAGCTTCAATCAAGAAACAGCTGAAATTTGCAATCTTTATCAAATTCCATACTTGCCAGGTTGCATGACAATCACTGAAATGCAACGAGCTTTAACAAGCGGAGCAGATATCGTTAAATTATTTCCTGGCAGTGTCTATGGCCCAACAGTAATTTCTGCTTTTAAAGCGCCTATGCCTCAATTAAATATTATGCCTACTGGTGGTGTTAGTTTAGAAAATATGAAAGATTGGTTTAAAGCAGGTGTTGTGGCCGTTGGCGTTGGAGGAAATTTACTTGCTCCCGCCTCCACTGGAAATTTTGAGCAGGTGACGGAAATCGCTCAACAATATGCAGCAAAATTAAAAGAAATCAGGGGATAA
- a CDS encoding PTS system mannose/fructose/sorbose family transporter subunit IID, whose protein sequence is MSNQKLTKQELNKISWRYILGSQLNWNYERMMSSGYLYGILPVLKKFYGHDEEQLQDMLRTHNQFFNTNAIFGNLIMGIDVAIEEEDGYKAKDTIIALKTALMGSLAGVGDSLFHVIWGTIFGSVAGTLAQNGSVVGCVIWIIANIALLFGRAALLPLGYKQGVKLVTTLKDKLSAFTNAATVLGITVIGALIPSVIKATVPFVYKKNGVELVIQDTLDAILPSLVPILLVLLTYWMLGQKKLNSTRVIWIILILSIALSAFGILG, encoded by the coding sequence ATGAGTAATCAAAAATTAACAAAACAAGAATTAAATAAAATAAGCTGGCGGTATATTTTAGGAAGTCAATTGAACTGGAACTATGAACGAATGATGAGTTCTGGCTATCTTTATGGAATCCTACCTGTTTTAAAGAAATTCTATGGGCACGATGAGGAGCAACTCCAAGACATGTTACGAACACATAATCAATTTTTTAATACCAATGCTATTTTTGGAAATTTAATCATGGGTATTGATGTGGCAATTGAAGAAGAAGATGGTTATAAAGCTAAGGACACTATTATTGCCCTGAAAACAGCGTTGATGGGGTCACTTGCTGGTGTTGGAGATTCTCTATTCCATGTTATCTGGGGAACTATTTTTGGCTCTGTAGCAGGTACGCTCGCACAAAATGGTTCTGTCGTTGGCTGTGTCATTTGGATCATTGCAAATATCGCCCTACTCTTTGGCCGTGCTGCTTTATTACCATTAGGGTATAAACAAGGTGTCAAGTTAGTCACCACCTTAAAAGATAAGTTATCCGCTTTTACTAATGCGGCAACGGTTCTTGGAATCACCGTTATTGGTGCTTTAATTCCTTCTGTGATCAAAGCAACGGTTCCGTTTGTATATAAGAAAAATGGTGTTGAGTTAGTTATCCAAGACACATTAGATGCTATTTTACCTTCCCTTGTCCCAATTTTACTAGTTCTTTTAACTTATTGGATGCTTGGACAAAAGAAATTAAATTCTACTCGTGTAATTTGGATTATTTTAATTCTTTCTATCGCATTAAGTGCTTTTGGCATCTTAGGGTAA
- a CDS encoding PTS mannose/fructose/sorbose/N-acetylgalactosamine transporter subunit IIC produces MHLAAYQIILITIYAFIAINDSLISNTLTQPAIAGMISGLIMGDLETGLMVGGTLQLMRLGIAAFGGASVPDYFTGAVLGTAFAIISGKGAEYGIGLAVPVSLLMLQLDVVARFCNVYLLHRVDKAIDKMQLNRIPRLVLSGSFLWGLSRAIPILLMLLVGDAAVTTLTNNMPEWLMTGLKTAGGVLPVVGVAILLRYLPTKQYIPYLLVGFFLAAYLNVPMLGVSIIGVVAAMLVFKRDSNKIQEVATTSNTNTLEGGFDGDE; encoded by the coding sequence ATGCATTTAGCCGCATATCAGATTATTCTTATTACGATTTATGCCTTTATTGCTATTAATGATTCACTTATTTCAAACACCTTAACTCAACCAGCCATTGCTGGAATGATTTCCGGGTTAATTATGGGCGACCTTGAAACCGGTTTAATGGTTGGAGGAACCTTACAATTAATGCGTTTAGGTATTGCTGCTTTTGGTGGTGCCTCTGTACCTGACTACTTTACTGGTGCCGTACTTGGAACCGCATTTGCCATTATATCAGGAAAAGGTGCTGAATATGGAATTGGCTTAGCTGTTCCTGTTTCGTTATTAATGTTACAACTTGATGTTGTCGCTCGTTTTTGTAATGTGTACTTGTTGCATCGAGTAGACAAAGCCATTGATAAAATGCAGTTAAATCGGATTCCACGCCTTGTTCTATCAGGTTCTTTCCTTTGGGGATTATCTCGCGCTATCCCGATTCTATTAATGTTGCTAGTTGGAGATGCTGCTGTTACCACTTTAACGAACAACATGCCTGAATGGTTGATGACTGGCTTAAAAACAGCTGGCGGTGTGTTACCTGTTGTGGGTGTCGCTATTCTATTACGTTATTTACCAACCAAACAATACATTCCATATTTACTTGTAGGATTTTTCTTAGCAGCCTATCTAAATGTTCCAATGTTGGGCGTTTCAATCATTGGTGTCGTAGCTGCAATGTTAGTATTTAAACGTGATAGCAATAAGATTCAGGAAGTGGCTACCACTTCAAATACCAACACTTTGGAAGGAGGATTTGATGGAGATGAGTAA
- a CDS encoding glycoside hydrolase family 35 protein, with translation MHVFEIKEDFLLDGKPIKLISGAIHYFRMTPAQWEDSLYNLKALGANTVETYIPWNIHEPLEGQFDFEGNKNIEKFVKLAQSLELMVILRPSVYICAEWEFGGLPSWILKEKGIRLRSTDPRFMQKVRNYFSMLIPKLTPLQLTEGGPVIMMQIENEYGSYGMEKEYLRQTKDLMREFGVTQPLFTSDGAWNEVLDAGTLIEEDIFVTGNFGSQSKENATVLRDFMHRHGKNWPIMCMEYWDGWFNRWGEAIVKRDADDLARDVKDMLQIGSLNLYMFHGGTNFGFYNGCSARGSLDLPQITSYDYDALLTEWGEPTEKYYAVQKVIKEVCPDVWQAPPRSKKLTSFGSYPVTASVSLFNTLNTMSSAIHSSYPKSMEEASTGYGYLLYSINIKNYFHENKLKIVEAGDRVQVFIEGDPIATQYQQSLGDELTYSSSSLNETLAVDFLVENLGRVNYGFKFNSPTQSKGIRGGIIHDIHFHQGYTHYPLPLDSAQIRAIDFSAQPNEHQPSFYQIKLTLTDVEDTFIDCSAYGKGCVFVNGINLGRYWDKGPVYSLYCPKEFLTKGDNEIVIFETEGIAIDFLTFLDHPLYKKNS, from the coding sequence ATGCATGTATTTGAAATAAAAGAAGATTTTTTACTAGATGGAAAGCCAATTAAATTGATTAGCGGTGCCATTCATTATTTTCGTATGACTCCTGCTCAGTGGGAAGATAGTCTTTACAATTTAAAGGCACTTGGAGCAAATACCGTTGAGACTTATATTCCGTGGAACATCCACGAACCCCTTGAAGGTCAATTTGATTTTGAAGGAAACAAAAATATTGAAAAATTTGTTAAGTTAGCACAAAGCTTAGAATTGATGGTTATTTTACGACCTTCTGTTTATATCTGTGCCGAATGGGAATTTGGTGGCCTTCCTTCTTGGATATTGAAAGAAAAAGGAATTCGATTACGTTCAACTGATCCTCGCTTTATGCAAAAAGTCCGTAATTATTTTAGCATGTTAATTCCTAAATTAACCCCCTTACAATTAACTGAGGGTGGCCCTGTTATCATGATGCAAATCGAAAATGAGTATGGTTCTTATGGAATGGAAAAAGAGTATCTTCGTCAAACCAAAGATTTAATGAGAGAATTTGGAGTTACTCAACCGTTATTTACATCAGATGGCGCTTGGAACGAAGTATTAGATGCTGGAACGTTGATTGAAGAGGATATTTTTGTAACAGGAAATTTTGGTAGTCAATCAAAAGAAAATGCCACTGTTCTACGTGATTTCATGCATCGTCATGGAAAAAATTGGCCAATTATGTGTATGGAATATTGGGATGGCTGGTTTAACCGTTGGGGAGAAGCGATTGTTAAACGTGACGCAGATGATTTGGCAAGGGATGTCAAAGACATGTTGCAAATTGGTTCGTTAAATTTATATATGTTTCATGGTGGAACTAATTTTGGATTTTATAATGGCTGCTCTGCAAGAGGTTCACTGGATCTTCCGCAAATTACAAGTTATGATTACGATGCTCTATTAACAGAATGGGGAGAACCTACCGAAAAATATTATGCTGTTCAAAAGGTCATTAAAGAGGTGTGCCCAGATGTCTGGCAAGCTCCTCCAAGAAGCAAAAAACTCACTTCATTTGGCAGCTATCCAGTCACAGCTAGTGTTTCATTATTCAATACATTGAACACCATGTCTTCTGCTATCCATTCTAGTTACCCTAAGTCGATGGAGGAAGCAAGTACGGGTTATGGTTATCTGTTGTATTCCATTAATATAAAAAACTACTTTCATGAGAATAAATTAAAAATAGTAGAAGCAGGCGATCGCGTGCAAGTCTTTATTGAAGGAGATCCCATTGCAACACAATACCAGCAATCATTGGGAGACGAGCTTACTTATTCCAGTTCATCACTTAACGAAACCCTTGCGGTTGATTTTTTAGTTGAAAATTTAGGACGGGTAAACTACGGCTTTAAATTTAATAGTCCTACTCAATCTAAAGGTATTCGAGGAGGAATTATTCATGATATCCATTTCCATCAAGGGTATACACACTATCCACTTCCCCTAGATTCTGCACAAATCAGGGCGATTGATTTTTCAGCACAACCTAATGAACATCAACCGTCCTTTTATCAAATAAAGCTTACTCTAACTGACGTGGAAGATACCTTTATTGATTGTTCGGCTTATGGAAAAGGGTGTGTTTTTGTTAATGGTATCAATCTAGGGCGATACTGGGACAAAGGGCCAGTTTACTCACTTTATTGTCCAAAAGAATTTTTAACTAAAGGCGATAATGAAATTGTGATTTTTGAAACGGAAGGCATCGCCATTGATTTTTTAACTTTTTTAGACCATCCATTGTACAAAAAAAATAGTTAA